A section of the Nerophis ophidion isolate RoL-2023_Sa linkage group LG16, RoL_Noph_v1.0, whole genome shotgun sequence genome encodes:
- the zgc:171566 gene encoding LOW QUALITY PROTEIN: zgc:171566 (The sequence of the model RefSeq protein was modified relative to this genomic sequence to represent the inferred CDS: inserted 2 bases in 1 codon) — translation MLLGWRETRPPLPLYVSPFLRVLILITAMFKMVLLVLLTACVCSAARSPQLNQSPIIGVLAQGVPPNHQYAKGSSYIAASYIKYLESAGARIVPIRVLQTEEEYVKIFDSINGLLLPGGDVNIENSPFTRASKILYNLALKANDDGDYFPIWGTCQGFQQLSVLTANKNLLTHTDTKAVVLTLTFTSDASSSRLFRDFPKNLIDSLAKEXTSNFHKWSLSLQNYSQNAELNKFYKVLSTNTDGKTEFISTMEANKYPFYGVQWHPEKAPFEWVDKAGMVHSTSAVQASFYTASFFVSEALRSQHSFPSSAEEEKALIYNFSPVFGGSNAIFVQTYYFD, via the exons ATGCTTCTAGGCTGGAGGGAGACACGCCCGCCGCTCCCTTTATATGTCTCTCCCTTCCTCCGCGTCCTCATTCTCATCACCGCA ATGTTCAAGATGGTTCTGCTGGTGCTGCTGACCGCCTGTGTGTGCTCGGCGGCGAGGAGCCCTCAGCTCAATCAAAGCCCGATCATCG GTGTGCTGGCACAGGGTGTCCCGCCAAATCACCAATATGCAAAAGGCTCCTCGTACATTGCCGCCTCCTATATCAAATACCTGGAAAGCGCCGGGGCCCGCATCGTTCCCATCAG AGTCCTTCAGACCGAAGAAGAATATGTTAAGATCTTCGATTCCATCAATGG GTTGCTGTTGCCCGGAGGAGATGTAAACATCGAGAACTCGCCGTTCACTCGGGCCTCCAAGATCTTGTACAACCTCGCATTAAAG GCAAACGATGATGGTGACTACTTCCCCATCTGGGGGACTTGTCAAGGTTTCCAGCAGCTGTCAGTCTTGACGGCCAACAAAAACCTTCTGACCCACACCGACACCAAGGCGGTGGTGCTAACCCTCACTTTCACGTCAG ATGCCTCATCCAGTCGTCTGTTCAGGGACTTCCCCAAGAACCTAATAGATTCACTGGCTAAGGA GACCAGCAACTTCCACAAATGGAGTCTGTCTCTTCAG AACTACAGCCAGAACGCCGAGCTGAATAAGTTTTACAAAGTGCTTTCTACAAACACGGATGGGAAGACGGAATTCATCTCCACCATGGAAG CCAACAAATACCCCTTCTACGGTGTGCAGTGGCATCCTGAGAAAGCCCCTTTTGAGTGGGTGGATAAGGCTGGCATGGTCCACTCCACCTCAGCTGTACAAGCTTCCTTCTACACTGCGAGCTTCTTTGTTTCGGAAG cattaagg AGCCAACACAGCTTCCCCAGTTCAGCAGAGGAGGAGAAAGCACTCATCTACAACTTCAGCCCTGTCTTTGGAGGCTCCAACGCCATCTTTGTGCAGACATATTACTTCGACTGA